A segment of the Anaerolineae bacterium genome:
CGCCGGCGCCGGGCCCGTAACGAGGTAAGCCTTCCCGGTCGCACCCACCCGGAACCGAGGCACTCCGCGGTAAGCGAGCGGCACCAGGTGCTCGAACTCCATTCCCGCCCTCACCACGCGAGCCTGAATGCGAAGCTCCGCCAGCGTTTCCATCATTCCAGATAGGCCCCGCTCGCGACCGTCGAAGGACGAGGCGTCCACCAGGGTTACACTGGCCACCAGGCCCCTGGCAGCGATCCGGGTGAGAGGAGCCATCCACGAGCTATCCGTAGAGGGAGTGACCACGGCCAGGCTGGCCTCCCGCGACGCCATCCGCGCCCACTCTTCTAGCGCCTCCGCCAGAGTGGCGCCCTCGCCAGGCTGCACCGCAGTGAGCGCCCGCATGATGCCCCAAGTGTGGTTCAGCCCCACGTTGGGTCGGATGAGCACGCGTGCGTTGCCGTCGCAGAACAGGCCCACGGGCCGGTTGTCCCTCAGGACCATGTGCGCCAGTGAAGCGGCCACGATCACCCCATACTCGGCTGTGCTCTCCTCTTCCTGTCCCGCCTGAACCCGAGCGTCCAGGTCGAGCAAGATCCAGAGAGAGCCACTGGGCTCGCGGTCGAACTCCTTTACGTAGAGCTCGCGCATCCGGGCCGCGGTGGGCCAATGGATGTGGCTGAGGCTATCCCCGGGCACGTACTGGCGGACCCCGGCCACGTCCACCGTGGTCTCCCGGGCGCGAGCCCGGCTCCGGGAGCTTCCGCTGGCCACGCCCCTAGGTAGGGAGAGTTGGGGGACCCGCACTACTGGCGGAAACACCACTACTTCCCGAACGTCATCGAACACGTGGGTCACTTCGAAGATCGCGAAGGGGTCACCCGTGCGTAACTCCCAGGGGCCGAGCTGGAAGTGCCCTCGCAGTCGGCACACTGAGCGCGTCCGCCAGGACCGCCGGCCCCGGCCGGGAGCGCTCTCCACCCGCGCCGCTTCGTATCCCGGCACGGTGGAGTGGTCCACCACTTCCGCCCAGACCACCGGAAGCCAGGAGTCATTCTCCAGGACGAACTCTTCTTCCAGCAAGTCCCCAACCTGGGCCCAGGACCACAGCACTCGTCGCTGCGCATAGAGCCGGGTCCGGAGCTCTCGTGCCCAGTAGGCAGATACCACGTTGGCCAGGAAGACGCCCGTCATCATGTACTGCCAGACGAGCGCCGGGTTGGTCGCCTGGAGCAGGACGAGCACCACCAGCAGCGCCGGCAACCACGGGCTGTTGAGACGGAGCCTAACACCAGACTTGCCAGTTTGCATATGCTGGTAATGTATCAGAACCCTCGAAGTAGCGCTAACGGAGGCGAGCCCGGTCTCACTGCGCCCGACCGCCAGCGCACGCGGAGCCGGCCCGGGTGGGCCGGCTCCCAACGCCGCCAGCGCCGTCTGCTATGCGATCTTCACCGTTTCCCCAGACTCAGCCGACTCATAGATGGCATTCAGTATCCTGGCCACGGTAAGCGCCTCTTCGTGCCGCACGAGGGGCTCGCACTCCCCGCGGACGCAGGCTATGAAGTGGGCGATCTCGGTCCAGTGTGGTCGTTGGCCGGGACTGACGTAGATGGTGGAGTCGTACTGCGTCCCGTGCCGCTCGCCGAAGTATCGCACCGGGTAGTCCTTGCCGTAGCGCGAGGAGATCTCGGCGCCACCCTCGGTGCCCAGGAAGCGCAGGTAGTTCTCTCCCTGCTCGCTGACATAGGCAGCCCAGGAGACTTCCAGAGTGAGCACCGCTCCGTTCTCGAAACGGATGAAGGCCGTGGCCAGATCGTCTACATCGAAGGTCTGCTTCCCTTCTCGGTAGATGTCGGCACCCCAGTTACCCAGGGCCATGCCCCGGGGTCCGAACTTGGCGTACGTCATCCCCGTCACCGAAACGGGCTTGGGGAATCCCGCCACCCACAGGGCCAGGTCCAGGTAGTGCACGCCAATGTCCAGCAGTGAGCCCCCTCCGGAGAGCTTCCTAGTGGTGAACCAGGAGCCATACCCGGGGATTCCCGTTCGGCGCAGCCACCCCGCCTTGAGATAGTATATCTCTCCCAGAAGCCCATCCTCTACGTACTTCCGCAACGCCGCCGTGTCCGGTCGGAAGCGGTTCGTCATACCGATGAGGAGCACTCTGCCCGTCCGGGCGGCAGTCCCGATCATGGCCTCGGCGTCAGGGACCCTGACGGACATGGGCTTTTCACACAGCACGTGAAGGCCCGCCTCCAAGGCAGCGATGGTCTGCTCCGCATGAAAGGCGTTTGGACTACAGATGCTCACCGCATCGATGCCGTTGCCCGCGATCAGGTCGCGGTAGTCGGTGAAAGCTTGAGGTATGCCGTACCGGTCCGCCACGGCCTGCGCCCGTCCCTCTTTGGGATCCGCCACCGCCACCACTTCCACCCCAGGGACAGCCAGGTACGCCGGAATATGTACCTGAGACGCGATCGCTCCGGCACCGATGACACCCACCCTGATCTTCCCGTCAGCCATGTCTGATCCCCCTGCAGGCCTGCTCCCGGCTACGGAAGGGGCAGTCAGGCCCAATAATGGTGTGACCAAGTCTGCCGAGCTGAAGCTCGACGGCTCAGCCTGAATCCCCCTCAACGCGCAACAGCCGACGCAGCCCCGCCTGGTCAATTATGCTGACACCCAGCTCGCGGGCCCGGTCGAGCTTGGATCCCGGATCCTCGCCCACGACCAAGTAGTCGGTGTGGCTCGAGACGCTCTCGGTCACCTTGCCGCCCGCCTCGGCTATCAATCGGCTAGCTTCGGCCCGGCTCAGGTCAGGGAGCCTCCCCGTCAGCACGAAGCTGAGGCCCGCCAGTGGCCCCTCCCTGGGGGCCTGCCCGGCCTGCGACAGGCGTACCCCCGCGAGGCGCAGTTTCTCCACCACTCGTCGGTTGGACTCCTGAGAGAACCACCCCCTCACGGCGGCGGCAGTGTGAGGCCCCATGCCATGCACCGCCTCGATCTCCCCCTCGCTGGCCCGGGCCAGTCGGTCAATGGAACCGAAGTGCTCCGCCAGGGCCTGAGCTACCACCGTGCCCACCCGACGTATCCCGAGAGCGGTTAGCACTCTCCAGAACGGGCGCTGCTTCGACGACTCGATTGCGGCCAGCAGCCCCCGGGCTCTCTTCTCCGCGAACCCCTCGAGGCGCAGAAGCTTCTCCTCGGTGAGAGAGTAGAGGTCCCCAACGTCCTGCACCAGGCCGGCTCTCACCAACTGCTGAGCCACCTTCTCGCCCAGACCCTCAATGTCCATCGCCCCGCGGGAGGCGAAATGCTCCAGGAGCCGGGCCAGCTGAGCGGGGCACGCTGAGTTGGTGCAGTACGTGGCCGCCTCATCTGGCAGCCGCGTAAGCGGCTCGCCGCACGACGGGCACCGCGAGGGCATGACGAAGGGCTTCTCCTCCCCCGTGCGCCGGCTGATGATGGGACCGATTACCTGAGGGATCACGTCACCGGCGCGGGCAACAGTCACGAAATCGCCGATGCGTATGTCGCGACTGCGGACGTAGTCTTCGTTGTGCAGAGTGGCTTGCTTCACCACCACCCCCCCGATGTTGACCGGCTCCAGCACGGCGTATGGGGTCACCACTCCGGTACGACCCACGTTGACGCCGATGTCAATCAACCGAGTGACCTCCTCGCGCGGCGGGAACTTGAGCGCGATGGCCCAGCGCGGCGCCCGACCCACCACCCCCAGGCGGTCCTGCAGCTCGAAGTCGTTGACCTTGAGTACCATTCCGTCGGCCTCGAAGGGAAGCTCCTCTCGGCGAGACATCCAGTTGGTGCAGTACTCAAGCGCCGCCTCGATGGTGGCGAAGAGCCGCGCGTCGCCCGAGACCGGCAACCCCATCTTCTCCACCAGCCGGAGGGCCTCCCACTGCGACCGCAATGTTACGCCCTCTACCCGACCCACTCCGTACGCTAGGAACGCCAACGGACGGCGAGCCGTGATCTGTGGGTCCAGCTGCCGGACGGAGCCTGCGGCCGCGTTGCGGGGGTTGGCAAACACCGGCTCGCCCCGCTGCGCACGGCGCTCGTTGAGTCGTTCGAATGCCTCCAGGGAAAGGTAGACTTCGCCCCGGACCTCCAGCAAGGGCGGAGGTTCCGGGCCATCGCCCGGCGGTATACGAAGAGGAATGGAGCGTATGGTCCTGACGTTCGCGGTGACGTCCTCCCCGGTGAAGCCGTCGCCGCGCGTGGCGCCCCGGGTGAGCACACCGTCCTCATATAGCAGGCTGATGGCCAGGCCATCCACCTTGGGCTCTACCACCAGCTCTACCTGGCCTTCGGGCCCCAGGCCTAGCAGGCGGCGAACGCGCCCGAACCACTCCCGCACCTGCCGGACGTCGAAAGCATCGTCGAGGCTGAGCATGGGAAGCTCGTGGTTGACCGTCTCGAACTGAGGCAGGGGCTTGCCTCCCACCCGTTGGGTGGGCGAATCCGGGGTCACCAGCTCTGGGTACTCGGCCTCGATCTCCTCCAGACGCCGTAGAGCCCGATCGTACTCGGCATCACTGATCTCTGGCTGGTCCAGGACGTAATAGCGGTAGGCGTGGTAGTTGAGGAACTCTCTCAGCGACCGCGCCTCTTCCCGGATCTCATCGGGCGCAGGCATCGGTCACCTCCGGAAGCCACCGTTCCACCGGTATGAGAGAGAGGATCTCCTTGGCCAACGGATCGGGGTAACTGCTTTCGTATACTACTCGCGCGATCCCCGAGTTGATGATGCTCTTGGCGCAGGCCGAGCAGGGATACACAGTCGAGTACAGGGTCGCCCCCTCGATGGCGATCCCGTACCTGGCGGCGAAGTTGATGGCGTTCTGCTCAGCATGCGCCCCGCGGCACAGCTCCATGTTGCTCCCCGACGCCACGTGTTCGCGAGCACAGCCGATGTCCAGGCAGTGAGGGTGTCCGGCCGCTGCCCCGTTGTACCCGGTGGATACGACTTGCTTCCCCCGCACTATCACCGCTCCGACCTGGCGGTGCAGGCACGTGCTCCGGGTAGCGACCACATGGGCTATGCGCATGAAGTAGGTGTCCAGGTCAGGCCGTTCTTCTCGCTCGTTCATCCATCAGATCTCCAAACACGCTTGGCGCCTGCTCGTGCAATGCCTCCAGCACCCGCCACGCCACTTCCCTGATCTCCCACTGCGCTGCCGGGTCCAGGCCCCTGAGCTTGATGAAGTGCCGCCAGGAGCGGAAGTTCATGGTCACCACGATGCGCGTGGCGGTCGCGTTCGGTAGCACAAAACGAGCGTCCTCCTTGCGCACTCCCCGCTCACGCAGCTCCCGGTACGCCGCGCCCACGGTGTCGCAGAACCGCTCGAAGGCCGCCGAAGCCTCAGGGTCAGCCGCCACCGAAGGAGGCACCACGAATTCCGGATCGGCCATGTCCACGTAACGCTGGCTCTCCTGGCTGTAGCTGGCAATGCGATGCCGCACCAGCTGATGACTACACGCCCGCGATATCCCGCTTATGTCAAACGTGGCCGATGCGTGCTCAATGATGCTTTCGTGTCCCTCGGAAATGCGCCGGCGTATGAATTCCCCGGCGTTGCCTCTGGGCTCACTGCGATAGCACGCCCGGCCGGCCTGCTCGATGAGCTCCTCGGGTGTGCCCTGGCCCCCGAGATACTTAGTGATAGCTATGAGCTTGACGTCCACTACCCCTCCAACCGACCCATGATGCGAGCGCCAGAAGGCGCGCCTCAGAGCCGCAACGAGGCGGAAAAACCTCCTGGAACCGGCTCCTCAAGTAAGTTCACCTCGGTTGCCGTAAGGCTGCCCTCGGCCGCTTCTACCGCGAGCGTCTTGATCTGGTAGTGCCCTAGCGGGACCTCCAGCAGCGCCCCCCACAAAGGGAACCCCAGTCGAGCGGTGCAGTCCCGCCCGCACGTCTCCACCAGGCGGATCACCAGTGCCTCGGAGTCCTCGGCCCGCTTGAGGGCCCCCACCTCCACGCCGTCCGTCGGGCACTCCAGGAAGGACCACGTCGGTGGCAGGCCTCCTTGGCGCGGGGCCACCGGAAGTCTCAGCACGGGGGCATTCAGGCGGTGAGCTTCGCGAACTGTCCCGGCCTCGCGCCACGAGTCGCGGTGCGGCAGCAGCCAGTACCGCACCGTCTGCTCCCCCTGGTCGATAAAGGCATACGTCTCAGTGGGGTCGAACGGTCGCGGATCGTGAAACGCGTACGGCGGCGACCGCAATATGGTCATGCGCAGCTCCGTATCGGTTCGCTCGCGACCTCGAACGGGGATCCTCTCGTCCATGCTGAAGGCGTACTTAGAGTCGCTGATCAGGCTCACTCCGTAAGGCACCGGCCGCCCATCCCGGGCCAGGGCCACTCCGGTAGCATCCACCCAGGTCTGCCCGGGCTCCTCCTCGCCGTTGGGCACCCGCATGGTGACGCCATAGGGCACTTCGTAGGTGCACACCGGGTACTCGACGGCCACTGGGAACGCCACCTTCAGCGCTTTGCGCGTGTCGTGCCAATCCACCGTCAATTGTACCGCGACCGGCCCCTCACCCGCATGGAGGCTGACCCGCTCTTCCGCCCAGGAGCGGCCGTACCGCCGCCGGACGAGGAGCGACGCCCGCAACGGTCCTGATTCCACCACCTCTACGCTGGCCTCGCCGAACCGCCCCACCTGCGTGTAGTAGCCAGTCACGCCGTGGCTCCAGGTGTCGCTGGGGTCGTCCAGCACCACCAAAGCGTTGCCCGGCTGCGATAGCACCTCCACGCCCTCCTTCTTGTCCAAGAGCGATATCCACTCTCCGGTGGCACGGTCGACCTCCAGCCGCCACCGGCCGTTCTCCAGCGTACTCCCCCGCGCCCGGGCCGGTCCCTCCGGCACGATTGCCTGACCCGGGCTTGCCGCCAGGTGGATGCAGGCCACACCCAGGGCGGGCACCGACGCTCGAACCAGAAGCTTGCCGTCATGAGCCCGCTGTGCCGGAACGGGTGAACCGGCGACCATGGCGCCCTCTGGCTCTCCCTCCAGCTCGATGAGGGCAGTAGCCTCCCAGGAGCAGGGGTTGAACACCAGCGTCGGCTCCCCCTCGCCCCGGCAATCCGTGACCGCCGCCAGCCTGGCCAGCGCTGCCCGTGCCACGCCCTCCGCCATTCGGTCCGCCTCGGCGTGATCCTCGGCCACCTCGCGGTAGGCCTCGGGAATGGAGGTTCCCGCCAGGATATCGTGGAACTGGCTAAACAGAACCAGCCGCCACGCCTCCTCGAAGGCGCCGTTCCCGGCAACCGGCCCGCCCGCCAAAGCCGACGCCACCGCGTTGGCTTTCTCCGCCGCGACCAGCTTCTGTTCGGCCCGCCGATTCCAGCGCTTGACGTTCGACTCCGCCGAGTAGCAGCCGGGAGCGTGGTGCTGCAGATCGTTGCGACGGGTTCCGTAATCGTCCCGCGCGGCGGCAGCCCGGTCGAAGAACTCCCGCAGGGAACCATGCCTTATCTGGGGCAGGTCCTGACGAGCGGCCACGGCCCTGATCGAGTCCAGGTTGGCCCGGGTCGGCCCGCCACCATGGTCACCGACGCCGTAGAAGCAGAGCACGCCGCCGGCGCGCTCCGGAGCGTGCACCACGCTCCTCACGATCCAGTTCTCGATCTCTCCTGCCCAGGTGCCGTAGTGGTTGGGCGGGCGGCAAGCCAGAACCCGGGAGCCGTCGGGCGACTGCCACCAGTACAGCTCCTCGTCCAGGCTCACCTCCCGCCGCGGGTCGGGCCGGAAGTATACGTACGAGTCCATTCCAGCGCCTCGCAGCAGTTGGGGCAAGGTGCCGGCATGGCCGAAGCTGTCTACGTTGTAGCCCACGGTGGCGCGAACGCCCAAGCGGGAATGGAAGTATCGCTGGGCATAGAGAAGCTGGCGCACGAATGCTTCGCCACTGGGGAGGTTGCAGTCGGGCTGCACCCACATGCCACCCGCCACGTGCCAGCGACCGGCCGCCACCAACTCCCGGATTCGCCCGAAGAGCACCGGATCGTCCTCCTCCACCCAGGCATACAGCTGGGCCTGTGCCGACGTAAACAGCATCTCCGGGTACTCCGCTAGAAGGTCAACCACGGTGCGAAAGGTGTCGAGCGTGACCTGCCGGCCTTCAGACCTGGTCCACAGCCAGACCGGGTCTATGTGTGCGTTGCCGATCATGTATACCGTCAGTGCCGGTCTTGCGTCCTGATCCGCCATGTACTCTCCCTCGCATGACAGCCTACATCTTCTCCTGGTAGAATCCCCTCAAGCACACTGGGGACTCGCTCCATGCATCCAGAAGACCCGCAACGCCGCTACTCGCCCACCATCAAGGAGCTGCCCGAGACGGAGCGCCCCCGCGAGCGGCTCCAAGCCTACGGCCCGGGAGTCCTAAGCACGCCGGAGCTGCTCGCCATCATAGTGCGGACCGGCTCCCGCGGCGAGAACGCCGTGAGTCTGGCCACCCGGATCGTAACCCACTTCGGCGGGTTGTCCGAGCTGGCTCGAGCTTCGGTGGAAGAACTCGCCGCCGTTTATGGTGTCGGTATCGCCAAGGCTTGCGAGATTCGGGCCGCGCTGGAACTGGGGATCAGGCTGGCCGCCTCGGTGGACGACCTCAAACCGGAGATCCGAGGGCCGGGCGACGCCGCAGGCCTGGTCTTGACCGAGATGAGCCTCCTTACCGAGGAGGAACTGCGAGTCCTGGTTCTCGACACCAAGAACCAGGTGCTTGCCATCCAGAAGGTCTACCGTGGCACAGTCAGCGGCTCGCCCGTCCGGGCTGCCGAGGTCTTTCGAGAGGCCCTCCGACGCAACGCCCCAGGACTGATCGTGGTCCACAACCACCCTAGTGGCGACCCCACGCCCTCACCGGAGGACGTGCAGACCACCCAGCGGCTCTACCAGGCCGGCAACCTGCTAGGGATCGAACTGCTCGATCATCTGATCGTGGCTGGGGGGAGGTTCGTGAGCCTCCGGCAGAAGGGCCTCGGCTTCTCATAGCGTGCAAGGGAGGGCTTTTGCCATGGGTGAGCCGCATCGGCCGCCTCCGGCGCGCCTGGTGGTGGGTATGCTCAGCGCCGATGAGGCGCTAATGGGCACCGTCGCGAAGGAGCTCGCAGAGCTGTTCGGGCCGATTGACTATCGCAGCCCTCTCATACCCTTCACCCAGACCACCTACTACGACCACGAGCTGGGCACTCCCATCTTCCGCCGCTTCCTATCCTTCTCCGACCCGTTCCCTCCAGATGGCCTGGCGACGGCCAAGCTTCTCACCAACTCGGTCGAGCAGCGCTATCGCCTCCGCGGAAACCGGAGGGTTAACCTCGACCCTAGCTACCTAACTCTGGCCAAACTGGTGCTGGCTACTACCAAGGATCACGCTCATCGCATCTACCTAGGCCAGGGCATCTACGCCGAAGTAACCCTGCACTATCGCGGCGGCACCTTTGAGCCCTGGCCCTGGACCTATCCCGACTACCGGACCCCGGAGTACCTCGCTGTCTTCCACGAACTGCGTGCTCGCCTGGCCAGTTCGTCCCGGAGCCCGGATCTGACCGAGGGGAGAACTCCGTGAACGCGATGACCGTGCCCGAACCCCCCGATTGGACGCGCATCCTAGCTCACTTCGACATAGGGGCCGTGCGCTCTCTCCGGCCTGGCGGGGGGACGGCCGCCCCCAAGGTCCTGGTGGAGACAGACAGGGGATGCTTCCTTCTCCGAGCCCGAAGGCCGCAGTCATCTGCGGACGACGTGGTCGCCTTCGACCATTCCCTCATACGGGGACTGGCAGAGGCGGGCCTACCCACGGTGGCTCCCTTGCCCTGTCGCCCCAAGCCGGCCTCGGGCTATCAGGCGCGAGCCACATGGCTGCGCCAGGGCGCGGTGGCCTACGAGGCCTTCCCCTTCATCGAGGGGCTGGAGCAGTTCCACCCCGGGGATCCCGATCAGATTGCCTCAGCCGCCCAGCATCTGGCCCGCCTTCATCGCGTCACAGAGCACCTGCGTCCCGAGGGACATAAGCCCTGGAGACGTGAGCACGAGATCGGCACCATGGCGGAGACACTCAGGCGAGCCCTGGAGGCAGCCGAGGCGGGGCACGACCGGATACATGAGGCACAAGGGATGCTAGTGGCCGCCGAAGCCCTCCGAGAGCAGCTGACCGAGGAGCTGGTTGCCTCCCTGCCCCGCGTCATCATCCACGGCGACTACACTCCGGCGAACGTGATGTTTCGCGGCTCACAGGTCGGCGGCATCTTCGATTTCGACTGGGCCTCGTACCAGCCCCGCCTAGTGGACGTGGGCGAGGCACTGCAGTTCTTCGCCTTCCGGCGGGAGACCCCCATAGACCCCGACAGCATCTGGTCCCTGGTACAAGAATGGACCCCAGATGACCAGGGGGCGCACACGTTCCTGCGGGCGTACCAGTCCGTGTGGCCCCTATTGCCTCAGGAGGCACAGGCGTTGCCGCTCTTCATGTGCGAGACCTGGCTCGGGATCAGGATCAGGGCCATGCGCAAAGTGGAGCCTGGAGAGCGGCTGCGGATTCTCACCGAAGGTGGGCTGGG
Coding sequences within it:
- a CDS encoding dCMP deaminase family protein codes for the protein MNEREERPDLDTYFMRIAHVVATRSTCLHRQVGAVIVRGKQVVSTGYNGAAAGHPHCLDIGCAREHVASGSNMELCRGAHAEQNAINFAARYGIAIEGATLYSTVYPCSACAKSIINSGIARVVYESSYPDPLAKEILSLIPVERWLPEVTDACAR
- the ligA gene encoding NAD-dependent DNA ligase LigA encodes the protein MPAPDEIREEARSLREFLNYHAYRYYVLDQPEISDAEYDRALRRLEEIEAEYPELVTPDSPTQRVGGKPLPQFETVNHELPMLSLDDAFDVRQVREWFGRVRRLLGLGPEGQVELVVEPKVDGLAISLLYEDGVLTRGATRGDGFTGEDVTANVRTIRSIPLRIPPGDGPEPPPLLEVRGEVYLSLEAFERLNERRAQRGEPVFANPRNAAAGSVRQLDPQITARRPLAFLAYGVGRVEGVTLRSQWEALRLVEKMGLPVSGDARLFATIEAALEYCTNWMSRREELPFEADGMVLKVNDFELQDRLGVVGRAPRWAIALKFPPREEVTRLIDIGVNVGRTGVVTPYAVLEPVNIGGVVVKQATLHNEDYVRSRDIRIGDFVTVARAGDVIPQVIGPIISRRTGEEKPFVMPSRCPSCGEPLTRLPDEAATYCTNSACPAQLARLLEHFASRGAMDIEGLGEKVAQQLVRAGLVQDVGDLYSLTEEKLLRLEGFAEKRARGLLAAIESSKQRPFWRVLTALGIRRVGTVVAQALAEHFGSIDRLARASEGEIEAVHGMGPHTAAAVRGWFSQESNRRVVEKLRLAGVRLSQAGQAPREGPLAGLSFVLTGRLPDLSRAEASRLIAEAGGKVTESVSSHTDYLVVGEDPGSKLDRARELGVSIIDQAGLRRLLRVEGDSG
- a CDS encoding phosphotransferase, whose translation is MNAMTVPEPPDWTRILAHFDIGAVRSLRPGGGTAAPKVLVETDRGCFLLRARRPQSSADDVVAFDHSLIRGLAEAGLPTVAPLPCRPKPASGYQARATWLRQGAVAYEAFPFIEGLEQFHPGDPDQIASAAQHLARLHRVTEHLRPEGHKPWRREHEIGTMAETLRRALEAAEAGHDRIHEAQGMLVAAEALREQLTEELVASLPRVIIHGDYTPANVMFRGSQVGGIFDFDWASYQPRLVDVGEALQFFAFRRETPIDPDSIWSLVQEWTPDDQGAHTFLRAYQSVWPLLPQEAQALPLFMCETWLGIRIRAMRKVEPGERLRILTEGGLGPTRYLEQAAAHLRRLVEVTRPCATAGHTASARG
- the radC gene encoding DNA repair protein RadC, with the translated sequence MHPEDPQRRYSPTIKELPETERPRERLQAYGPGVLSTPELLAIIVRTGSRGENAVSLATRIVTHFGGLSELARASVEELAAVYGVGIAKACEIRAALELGIRLAASVDDLKPEIRGPGDAAGLVLTEMSLLTEEELRVLVLDTKNQVLAIQKVYRGTVSGSPVRAAEVFREALRRNAPGLIVVHNHPSGDPTPSPEDVQTTQRLYQAGNLLGIELLDHLIVAGGRFVSLRQKGLGFS
- a CDS encoding DUF4416 family protein is translated as MGEPHRPPPARLVVGMLSADEALMGTVAKELAELFGPIDYRSPLIPFTQTTYYDHELGTPIFRRFLSFSDPFPPDGLATAKLLTNSVEQRYRLRGNRRVNLDPSYLTLAKLVLATTKDHAHRIYLGQGIYAEVTLHYRGGTFEPWPWTYPDYRTPEYLAVFHELRARLASSSRSPDLTEGRTP
- a CDS encoding alpha-mannosidase yields the protein MADQDARPALTVYMIGNAHIDPVWLWTRSEGRQVTLDTFRTVVDLLAEYPEMLFTSAQAQLYAWVEEDDPVLFGRIRELVAAGRWHVAGGMWVQPDCNLPSGEAFVRQLLYAQRYFHSRLGVRATVGYNVDSFGHAGTLPQLLRGAGMDSYVYFRPDPRREVSLDEELYWWQSPDGSRVLACRPPNHYGTWAGEIENWIVRSVVHAPERAGGVLCFYGVGDHGGGPTRANLDSIRAVAARQDLPQIRHGSLREFFDRAAAARDDYGTRRNDLQHHAPGCYSAESNVKRWNRRAEQKLVAAEKANAVASALAGGPVAGNGAFEEAWRLVLFSQFHDILAGTSIPEAYREVAEDHAEADRMAEGVARAALARLAAVTDCRGEGEPTLVFNPCSWEATALIELEGEPEGAMVAGSPVPAQRAHDGKLLVRASVPALGVACIHLAASPGQAIVPEGPARARGSTLENGRWRLEVDRATGEWISLLDKKEGVEVLSQPGNALVVLDDPSDTWSHGVTGYYTQVGRFGEASVEVVESGPLRASLLVRRRYGRSWAEERVSLHAGEGPVAVQLTVDWHDTRKALKVAFPVAVEYPVCTYEVPYGVTMRVPNGEEEPGQTWVDATGVALARDGRPVPYGVSLISDSKYAFSMDERIPVRGRERTDTELRMTILRSPPYAFHDPRPFDPTETYAFIDQGEQTVRYWLLPHRDSWREAGTVREAHRLNAPVLRLPVAPRQGGLPPTWSFLECPTDGVEVGALKRAEDSEALVIRLVETCGRDCTARLGFPLWGALLEVPLGHYQIKTLAVEAAEGSLTATEVNLLEEPVPGGFSASLRL
- a CDS encoding DUF58 domain-containing protein: MPALLVVLVLLQATNPALVWQYMMTGVFLANVVSAYWARELRTRLYAQRRVLWSWAQVGDLLEEEFVLENDSWLPVVWAEVVDHSTVPGYEAARVESAPGRGRRSWRTRSVCRLRGHFQLGPWELRTGDPFAIFEVTHVFDDVREVVVFPPVVRVPQLSLPRGVASGSSRSRARARETTVDVAGVRQYVPGDSLSHIHWPTAARMRELYVKEFDREPSGSLWILLDLDARVQAGQEEESTAEYGVIVAASLAHMVLRDNRPVGLFCDGNARVLIRPNVGLNHTWGIMRALTAVQPGEGATLAEALEEWARMASREASLAVVTPSTDSSWMAPLTRIAARGLVASVTLVDASSFDGRERGLSGMMETLAELRIQARVVRAGMEFEHLVPLAYRGVPRFRVGATGKAYLVTGPAPANP
- the thyX gene encoding FAD-dependent thymidylate synthase, whose product is MDVKLIAITKYLGGQGTPEELIEQAGRACYRSEPRGNAGEFIRRRISEGHESIIEHASATFDISGISRACSHQLVRHRIASYSQESQRYVDMADPEFVVPPSVAADPEASAAFERFCDTVGAAYRELRERGVRKEDARFVLPNATATRIVVTMNFRSWRHFIKLRGLDPAAQWEIREVAWRVLEALHEQAPSVFGDLMDERARRTA
- a CDS encoding Gfo/Idh/MocA family oxidoreductase → MADGKIRVGVIGAGAIASQVHIPAYLAVPGVEVVAVADPKEGRAQAVADRYGIPQAFTDYRDLIAGNGIDAVSICSPNAFHAEQTIAALEAGLHVLCEKPMSVRVPDAEAMIGTAARTGRVLLIGMTNRFRPDTAALRKYVEDGLLGEIYYLKAGWLRRTGIPGYGSWFTTRKLSGGGSLLDIGVHYLDLALWVAGFPKPVSVTGMTYAKFGPRGMALGNWGADIYREGKQTFDVDDLATAFIRFENGAVLTLEVSWAAYVSEQGENYLRFLGTEGGAEISSRYGKDYPVRYFGERHGTQYDSTIYVSPGQRPHWTEIAHFIACVRGECEPLVRHEEALTVARILNAIYESAESGETVKIA